One Methylocaldum marinum DNA window includes the following coding sequences:
- a CDS encoding tetratricopeptide repeat protein, translating into MSAGNLDLPPMVLEDVQNLLLLLTLSEAAEYSREDGPFIADRLKPFIGLVQYLIRHPVTKDAWSNDERSLLSVSVADALATYGYQKGDPTALAKAVTAYHAALEEVTRERAPLQWTRTQNNLGVVLRALGERKSGTARLEEAVTAFRAALEEVARERAPLQWALTQNNLGTALSALGKRGSGTARLEEAVMAYQRALSVFEAENISFYIEKTRRNLDRTRRILAVREAH; encoded by the coding sequence GTGTCCGCTGGCAATTTGGACCTGCCCCCGATGGTTTTGGAAGATGTTCAAAACTTGCTATTGCTGCTGACCCTTAGCGAAGCCGCCGAATATTCGAGGGAAGATGGACCTTTCATCGCCGATCGTCTGAAACCCTTTATTGGCCTGGTGCAGTACTTGATTCGGCATCCCGTGACGAAGGACGCCTGGAGCAACGACGAACGAAGTCTGTTGAGCGTAAGCGTCGCCGATGCGCTAGCGACTTATGGGTACCAAAAAGGCGACCCCACCGCCTTAGCCAAAGCCGTGACGGCTTACCACGCGGCACTTGAGGAGGTGACCCGCGAGCGGGCACCGCTTCAGTGGACAAGGACTCAGAACAATCTGGGCGTTGTTCTTCGAGCCCTGGGGGAGCGGAAATCCGGGACCGCCCGGCTGGAGGAGGCGGTGACGGCGTTCCGCGCCGCACTCGAGGAGGTGGCCCGTGAGCGGGCGCCGCTCCAGTGGGCGCTGACTCAGAACAATCTGGGCACTGCCCTTAGCGCCCTAGGGAAGCGGGGATCCGGAACCGCCCGGCTGGAGGAGGCGGTGATGGCTTACCAGAGGGCTTTGTCCGTCTTTGAAGCGGAGAACATTTCGTTTTATATCGAAAAGACGCGACGAAATCTGGATAGAACCCGACGAATATTAGCAGTCCGCGAGGCGCACTAG
- a CDS encoding helix-turn-helix domain-containing protein: protein MPQTIYRVRLSDAEREHLEQLLRGGTTATRQLTHGRILLKAAEGWPDERITEALTVGRATVERTRRRFVECGLEALRERPRPGQRPKARLIAEACSAALEGRQHWTLQLLADRVVALGLTESCPSAAEKNAAKKRQEKQPYVRYYLPRHSRIGRVGKLFFSVVVFIES, encoded by the coding sequence ATGCCCCAAACGATCTATCGGGTCAGGCTCAGTGACGCCGAACGTGAGCACTTGGAACAGTTACTGCGCGGTGGCACGACGGCGACGCGTCAACTGACCCACGGGCGGATTTTACTCAAAGCCGCCGAGGGCTGGCCCGACGAGCGGATCACCGAAGCGCTGACGGTTGGGCGGGCGACGGTCGAACGCACGCGCCGACGCTTTGTCGAGTGCGGCCTTGAGGCGCTCCGGGAACGTCCGCGCCCGGGCCAAAGGCCCAAAGCCCGGTTGATCGCAGAAGCGTGCAGCGCGGCGCTGGAAGGGCGTCAACACTGGACGCTGCAACTCTTGGCCGACCGGGTCGTTGCCCTCGGATTGACCGAGTCCTGTCCGTCGGCTGCTGAAAAAAACGCCGCAAAAAAGCGTCAAGAGAAGCAGCCATATGTTCGCTACTACCTGCCACGCCACAGTCGAATAGGCCGCGTCGGAAAGTTATTCTTCAGCGTAGTAGTCTTCATAGAAAGCTAA
- a CDS encoding AAA family ATPase, translating into MNQGMPIVFGPFRLEPGNAMLWRGDQAIVLRPRTFAVLCYLLEHPDRLLTKTEILNALWPRQYVSEGVLKASINEIRKALGDDPKAPRYIETRHRRGYRFIGPRASHPPSASSALPSPRCVGRDAELRHLHAALEKALAGERQLVFVTGEAGIGKTTVVEVFAEGAAARRELLRMASGQCVEHYGPGEAYLPVLEALGRLCRPPQGKRLVALLRRYAPTWLGQLPWLLSPAEQIELQRQGVAATPERMLREMAEALEAVTAETPLVLVLEDLHWSDYATLDLLAALARRREAARLLVIGTYRPMELIVRGHPLKGLKQELQVHGQCAELALGALSEAAVTDYLAARCPRVAPTVPLERLAQWVSRRTEGNPLFMVHTVAYLYARGALREAPEPAGQDASLRVLEDAEHGMPETLQQMIDQQIDRLSPAEQHLLEVASVAGAEFSAAAVAAGLALEPDAVEAQCEALVRRQQFLECRDTAEWPDGTMAGRYGFRHVLYRAALSGRLTAKRRMRLHQAIGERLEQAYGACAGEIAAELAVHFEQGRNLGRALRYLQQAAEKDLRRLAPHEAIGLLTRGLALLDALPDTPERTQHELALQITLGSALIAVKGYTAPEVEQAYTRARVLCRMVGETPQLFSALCGLWSFYYLRAELQTAYELAEQLLAIARKADDSTWLLEAHQTLGTTLLCFGRLAPAGKHFEQSLALYEPAQHGFLAFLHGRDPGILCRFNIAMILWFRGVPEQARTHLEAALTWAQELAHPLTQIVTLNAAVWIHHFCVSHEAGPILEYYEALGRLGIEHDIPLAQETHLIMGGWIQVMQGQVDAGIARIRQTLANYQPSAMQVMRAHHFGLLADLCAVGGRLEEGLEAVTEALKEVERVGEHLYEAELYRLQGVLMLKACPVESPESGAEACFLKAIATSRRQGNKLFEFRAVVSLSRLWQRQGKIEEARRMLAEIYHSFTEGFDTPDLQEAKALLAELSSKDGQEIEAAW; encoded by the coding sequence ATGAATCAAGGGATGCCAATCGTGTTCGGACCGTTCCGGTTGGAACCCGGCAATGCCATGTTATGGCGCGGCGATCAGGCGATCGTCTTGCGGCCACGCACCTTCGCCGTGCTGTGCTACCTGCTCGAGCACCCGGACCGGCTGCTCACCAAAACCGAAATTCTCAACGCCCTCTGGCCCCGCCAGTACGTCAGCGAAGGCGTCCTGAAGGCGTCCATCAACGAGATCCGCAAGGCCCTGGGCGACGATCCCAAGGCCCCGCGCTACATCGAGACCCGGCATCGCCGGGGCTATCGCTTCATCGGCCCCCGCGCCTCCCATCCACCGTCCGCTTCGAGCGCCCTTCCGTCCCCCCGGTGCGTCGGCCGGGATGCGGAGCTGAGACACCTGCACGCGGCGCTGGAAAAGGCGTTGGCCGGCGAGCGTCAACTCGTCTTCGTCACCGGCGAAGCCGGCATCGGCAAGACCACCGTGGTCGAGGTATTCGCGGAGGGCGCCGCCGCCCGGCGGGAGCTGTTGCGGATGGCCTCAGGGCAGTGCGTGGAGCATTACGGCCCCGGCGAAGCTTACTTGCCGGTGCTGGAAGCGCTGGGCCGGCTCTGCCGGCCCCCGCAGGGCAAACGACTCGTCGCGCTGCTGCGCCGCTATGCCCCTACCTGGCTCGGGCAGCTGCCCTGGCTGCTCAGCCCGGCCGAGCAGATCGAGCTGCAGCGCCAGGGGGTGGCGGCAACGCCGGAGCGGATGCTGCGGGAGATGGCGGAGGCGCTGGAAGCGGTGACGGCAGAGACCCCCTTGGTGCTGGTGCTGGAGGACCTGCACTGGAGCGATTATGCCACCCTGGACCTGCTCGCCGCCCTGGCGCGGCGGCGGGAGGCGGCGCGCTTGCTGGTGATCGGCACCTATCGGCCGATGGAGCTGATCGTGCGGGGGCATCCGCTGAAAGGGCTCAAGCAGGAGTTGCAGGTGCACGGGCAGTGTGCGGAGCTGGCGCTGGGCGCCCTCAGCGAAGCGGCGGTGACCGACTATCTGGCCGCCCGGTGTCCCCGCGTCGCGCCCACCGTGCCGCTCGAGCGGCTCGCGCAGTGGGTGAGCCGGCGCACCGAAGGCAATCCCCTGTTCATGGTCCATACGGTGGCCTATCTCTACGCTCGCGGGGCGTTGCGTGAAGCCCCGGAACCCGCGGGCCAAGACGCTTCGCTCCGCGTGCTCGAAGACGCCGAGCACGGCATGCCGGAGACCCTGCAGCAGATGATCGACCAGCAGATCGATCGGCTCAGCCCGGCCGAGCAGCACCTCCTGGAGGTGGCGAGTGTGGCCGGCGCCGAGTTCTCGGCGGCGGCGGTGGCGGCCGGGCTGGCGCTCGAACCGGACGCGGTCGAGGCGCAGTGTGAAGCGCTGGTGCGGCGCCAGCAGTTCCTGGAGTGCCGGGACACCGCCGAATGGCCGGACGGCACGATGGCGGGGCGCTATGGCTTCCGCCATGTGCTGTATCGAGCCGCGTTGTCCGGCCGGCTGACGGCGAAGCGGCGGATGCGGCTGCATCAGGCGATCGGCGAACGGCTGGAGCAAGCCTACGGCGCGTGCGCCGGGGAGATCGCGGCGGAACTGGCCGTACACTTCGAGCAGGGCCGAAACCTTGGCCGGGCGCTGCGCTATCTGCAACAAGCCGCCGAGAAGGACCTCCGGCGGCTCGCCCCGCACGAGGCCATCGGCCTGCTCACCCGAGGATTGGCGCTGCTCGACGCCCTCCCCGACACCCCGGAGCGGACCCAGCACGAACTCGCCCTCCAAATCACCCTGGGCTCGGCGCTGATCGCCGTCAAAGGCTACACCGCCCCCGAGGTGGAGCAAGCTTACACCCGCGCACGGGTGCTGTGCCGGATGGTCGGCGAGACGCCCCAGCTCTTCTCCGCGCTCTGTGGCTTATGGTCGTTCTACTACTTGCGGGCGGAGTTGCAGACCGCCTATGAACTGGCGGAACAGCTCCTCGCGATAGCCCGGAAGGCGGACGACTCGACGTGGCTGCTGGAGGCCCACCAAACGCTGGGGACCACCTTGTTATGTTTCGGAAGGCTGGCGCCCGCCGGAAAACACTTCGAACAGAGCCTAGCCCTCTACGAGCCCGCGCAGCACGGCTTCCTGGCCTTTTTGCATGGTCGGGATCCGGGGATTCTTTGCCGGTTTAATATTGCAATGATTCTTTGGTTTAGGGGGGTTCCGGAGCAGGCCAGGACGCACCTCGAGGCAGCCCTCACTTGGGCGCAGGAGCTTGCACATCCCCTCACTCAAATCGTAACCCTGAATGCCGCCGTTTGGATTCATCACTTTTGTGTATCTCATGAAGCCGGGCCCATCCTCGAGTACTACGAAGCGCTGGGACGGCTCGGCATTGAACATGACATCCCCTTGGCGCAGGAGACCCATCTCATCATGGGCGGGTGGATCCAAGTCATGCAGGGACAAGTCGACGCCGGCATTGCCCGGATCCGGCAGACTTTGGCGAACTACCAGCCCAGTGCCATGCAGGTGATGCGGGCTCATCATTTCGGACTGCTCGCCGATCTATGCGCCGTGGGTGGTCGCCTCGAAGAGGGTCTCGAAGCCGTGACCGAAGCACTCAAGGAAGTGGAACGCGTTGGCGAGCACCTTTACGAGGCGGAGCTGTATCGGCTCCAAGGCGTACTCATGCTGAAGGCCTGTCCAGTCGAAAGTCCGGAGTCCGGGGCGGAGGCCTGTTTTCTCAAGGCCATCGCGACTTCCCGGCGGCAGGGCAATAAGTTATTCGAGTTTCGAGCGGTGGTGAGCTTGAGTCGGTTATGGCAGCGCCAAGGCAAGATAGAAGAAGCCCGCCGGATGCTGGCGGAAATTTACCATTCATTCACCGAAGGGTTTGACACGCCGGATCTGCAAGAAGCCAAGGCGCTGCTCGCCGAGTTGTCCTCGAAGGACGGCCAGGAAATCGAGGCCGCTTGGTGA
- a CDS encoding glycosyltransferase, producing the protein MWFGLMGWGIALFWLVSAVRAIRFYKESQLSRLSGSDRRDIAWPKLSIIVPARNEAPQISDCLASLLSSDYPALEIIAVNDRSTDQTGLLMERLATTDPRLTVVHIDQLPAGWLGKTHALHRGAQQATGDYFLFTDGDVLFARQTLRLAVRNATDQRTDHLCLLPRALTQGYWETALTQFVALLFVLTTRPWAVNRSARGAYSGVGAFNLVRSEAYQHCGGHAAVKLDVVDDMALGRLFRQRGLRSRILIGDDLLSLRWHSGVRGLIRGVEKNSFAAMGFSLIHLALFTLLFSLAFAIPYLGLANLAQAPYWGYACAVLILHGTFAYWNHTTGNPWSIGLSVPFVALLCLWALWRSALITLLRGGIQWRETFYPLAVLRKKNDPAAPMS; encoded by the coding sequence ATGTGGTTCGGTCTGATGGGGTGGGGAATCGCTTTGTTTTGGCTGGTCAGCGCCGTTCGGGCGATCAGGTTTTATAAAGAATCGCAGTTGAGCCGGCTGTCAGGGAGCGACCGTCGAGACATCGCCTGGCCGAAGCTCAGCATCATCGTTCCGGCACGGAACGAGGCCCCGCAGATTTCTGACTGTCTCGCCTCCCTGCTCAGTTCGGACTATCCCGCCCTTGAAATCATCGCGGTTAACGATCGTTCCACCGATCAGACCGGTCTTTTGATGGAGCGCCTAGCCACGACCGATCCCAGGCTTACGGTCGTACATATCGATCAGTTGCCTGCCGGCTGGCTGGGCAAGACCCATGCCCTCCACCGGGGTGCTCAGCAGGCGACGGGAGATTATTTCCTGTTCACCGACGGCGATGTCCTCTTTGCTCGTCAAACGCTGCGCCTTGCGGTGCGCAATGCGACAGACCAGCGGACTGATCACCTCTGCCTGCTGCCGCGCGCGCTGACCCAAGGGTACTGGGAAACCGCGCTGACGCAGTTCGTTGCCCTGCTGTTCGTCCTGACTACCCGCCCCTGGGCGGTCAATCGTTCAGCGCGCGGCGCTTATTCCGGCGTCGGTGCTTTCAATCTGGTCCGAAGTGAGGCTTATCAGCATTGCGGAGGCCATGCAGCCGTAAAACTGGACGTGGTCGACGATATGGCGCTGGGCCGCTTATTCCGCCAACGGGGGCTGCGCAGCCGGATCCTGATCGGCGATGACCTTCTGAGTCTCCGCTGGCACAGTGGAGTTCGAGGCCTGATTCGGGGAGTCGAAAAAAACAGCTTCGCGGCCATGGGATTTTCTCTCATCCATCTGGCCTTGTTCACACTGCTGTTTTCCCTGGCTTTTGCCATACCGTATTTGGGTTTGGCGAACTTGGCGCAAGCGCCATACTGGGGCTATGCCTGCGCCGTACTGATTCTCCACGGCACTTTCGCCTATTGGAACCACACCACCGGGAATCCCTGGTCCATTGGCTTATCGGTGCCTTTCGTCGCCCTCCTCTGCTTATGGGCTTTGTGGCGCTCGGCGCTGATCACTTTATTGCGGGGCGGCATTCAATGGCGAGAGACTTTCTACCCTCTGGCAGTGCTCCGCAAAAAGAACGATCCGGCGGCCCCGATGTCGTGA
- a CDS encoding IS256 family transposase, whose amino-acid sequence MTSDTAKQDALLDELLKGYTNPKDILGEHGLLKQLTRRLVERALEAEMTAHLGYAPHAPEGRGSGNSRNGKSAKTIQTETGPLAIEVPRDRNGDFEPQLVSKRQRRLEGFDEKVLALYARGLSTRGIQGHLEELYGVEVSPTLISNVTESVLADVKAWQSRPLASVYPILYFDALIVKSREAGPVKNKAVYLALGVNLQGEKELLGLWIADTEGAKFWLSVFTELKNRGVQDGFIACVDGLKGLPEAIETVFPNIQVQLCIVHKVRHSLQYVTWKERKAVAKDLRAIYGAATLTEAEAALARFADTWDAKYPAISQSWRADWTRLTVFFDCPPEIRKVLYTTNAIESLNFSLRKLLKTRGAFPIANGVSGSAEAALPNDEAILKILYLGLQRIEKKWTMPIQDWKRALNHFVILFGNRVTL is encoded by the coding sequence ATGACCAGTGACACAGCCAAACAAGACGCCTTATTGGATGAATTGCTCAAAGGCTATACGAATCCGAAAGACATTCTGGGGGAACACGGCTTGCTCAAGCAGCTGACCCGGCGTCTGGTGGAACGGGCGTTGGAGGCGGAGATGACCGCCCATTTGGGCTATGCCCCCCATGCGCCGGAAGGGCGCGGCAGCGGTAATTCTCGCAACGGCAAGTCGGCGAAGACGATTCAAACGGAAACCGGACCCTTGGCGATTGAGGTCCCGCGGGATCGCAACGGAGACTTCGAGCCGCAACTGGTTTCCAAGCGCCAACGCCGGCTCGAAGGATTTGATGAGAAGGTTCTGGCGCTGTATGCGCGGGGCTTATCCACCCGTGGTATTCAGGGGCATCTGGAAGAACTGTATGGCGTGGAAGTCTCGCCGACGCTCATCTCCAACGTGACCGAATCGGTGTTGGCGGACGTGAAGGCATGGCAGAGCCGGCCCTTGGCGTCGGTGTATCCGATCCTGTATTTCGACGCTTTGATCGTCAAATCACGCGAAGCGGGACCGGTCAAGAACAAGGCGGTCTATCTCGCTTTGGGCGTCAATCTGCAAGGCGAAAAGGAGCTGCTGGGCCTTTGGATCGCGGACACAGAAGGCGCCAAGTTCTGGCTGTCGGTCTTTACCGAGTTGAAGAACCGAGGCGTTCAGGATGGCTTTATCGCCTGTGTCGACGGCCTCAAGGGACTGCCGGAAGCGATTGAAACCGTGTTTCCCAACATCCAGGTCCAACTGTGTATCGTCCATAAGGTGCGCCACAGCCTGCAGTATGTCACCTGGAAGGAGCGCAAGGCGGTGGCGAAAGACCTGCGGGCGATTTATGGCGCCGCGACCTTGACCGAGGCCGAAGCTGCCCTGGCGCGGTTTGCGGACACCTGGGACGCGAAGTACCCAGCCATCAGCCAAAGCTGGCGGGCGGATTGGACGCGCTTGACTGTGTTTTTCGATTGTCCGCCGGAGATCCGCAAAGTGCTGTATACCACCAACGCGATCGAATCACTCAACTTCAGCCTGCGCAAGCTGCTCAAGACCCGCGGCGCGTTCCCAATCGCAAACGGCGTCTCCGGGAGCGCCGAAGCCGCCCTTCCAAACGATGAGGCGATTCTGAAAATCCTGTATCTGGGACTGCAGCGGATCGAGAAGAAATGGACCATGCCGATCCAGGATTGGAAACGGGCGTTGAACCACTTCGTGATCCTCTTTGGTAATCGAGTTACCCTATGA
- a CDS encoding IS66 family transposase produces MADDAPPSSIAPTVVCAGYDQVFTDGKIAEGACCANASCKFYDIARPADSGKRTSLHESFDFIGRLYVIKRVVKERQLDTKGIRTRRQKQERSTLGKLDAWLGERLRELPPKTPTAKASGYVLNYRQPPERYPKACGRNVDNNRGSHRIQPNPDLRGVGHQPGGSPDEKHAYTVTRDEAENIDIVDSSTL; encoded by the coding sequence ATCGCGGATGATGCGCCGCCTTCGTCGATAGCTCCAACGGTTGTCTGTGCCGGTTACGATCAGGTCTTCACCGACGGCAAGATCGCCGAAGGCGCCTGCTGCGCAAATGCTTCGTGCAAGTTCTACGACATCGCTCGCCCGGCCGACAGCGGCAAGCGCACTAGTCTCCACGAGTCCTTCGACTTCATCGGCCGACTCTACGTTATCAAACGGGTAGTCAAGGAACGCCAACTTGACACCAAGGGCATCCGCACGAGGCGACAGAAGCAGGAGCGATCGACCCTGGGCAAGCTCGATGCCTGGCTTGGCGAGCGGCTGCGCGAACTGCCGCCCAAGACGCCCACCGCCAAGGCCAGCGGTTACGTCCTCAATTACCGGCAGCCGCCGGAGCGCTATCCGAAAGCCTGTGGCCGGAATGTCGACAACAATCGTGGCAGCCACCGTATTCAGCCCAATCCAGACTTGCGAGGAGTTGGACATCAACCGGGAGGCTCACCTGATGAGAAACATGCTTACACGGTTACCCGCGACGAAGCAGAAAATATCGATATCGTAGACAGTTCAACTCTTTAG
- a CDS encoding methyltransferase domain-containing protein, translated as MSVEKSVRERYSEGAREKQEALCCPVDYDRELLKLLPREIIDKDYGCGDPSRYVRKGDTVLDLGSGGGKICYMAAQLVGPRGLVIGVDMNDDMLAMARKYQSEMAEKLGGDRVRFHKGYIQDLALDVAAMERYLAERPVTDAASLAALKSWQAEQRKTRPLIADASVDLVISNCVLNLVADDEKSQLVREIFRVLKPGGRVAISDIVADEPVSRHLKDDPTLWSGCISGAFEEREFVRAFEQAGFSAVCLDKWEVEPWQVIENIEFRAVTLVAFKGYGRECLDRGHAVIYRGPYAEVRDEEGHIFPRGERIAVCERTFRTLTEGPYQKHFIGIEPKIPAEPVAWCAPPGTRRPAAETKGGRQIAECGGEKCC; from the coding sequence ATGTCGGTAGAAAAATCGGTACGAGAACGCTATTCCGAAGGCGCCCGCGAGAAACAGGAAGCCTTGTGTTGCCCGGTGGATTACGACCGCGAACTTCTGAAACTGCTGCCCCGTGAAATCATCGACAAGGATTACGGCTGCGGCGATCCCTCCCGCTACGTGCGCAAGGGCGATACCGTGCTCGATCTGGGTTCGGGCGGCGGCAAGATTTGTTATATGGCGGCGCAACTGGTCGGCCCTCGAGGGCTGGTCATCGGTGTCGACATGAACGACGACATGCTGGCCATGGCCCGCAAATACCAGTCGGAAATGGCCGAGAAACTGGGCGGCGACCGAGTCCGTTTCCATAAGGGCTATATCCAGGACCTGGCGCTGGACGTCGCCGCAATGGAACGCTACCTGGCCGAACGGCCGGTCACCGACGCGGCTTCGCTGGCCGCCCTGAAATCCTGGCAGGCCGAGCAGCGGAAAACCCGGCCGCTGATCGCCGACGCCTCGGTGGACCTGGTCATTTCCAACTGCGTGCTGAACCTGGTGGCGGATGACGAAAAATCGCAATTGGTGCGAGAAATTTTCCGTGTGCTCAAACCCGGCGGGCGGGTTGCCATATCCGACATCGTCGCCGACGAACCCGTATCCCGGCACCTCAAAGATGACCCCACGCTATGGAGCGGCTGCATCTCGGGTGCTTTCGAAGAACGGGAATTCGTTCGGGCCTTCGAGCAGGCCGGCTTCAGCGCAGTATGCCTGGACAAGTGGGAAGTGGAACCCTGGCAGGTCATCGAAAACATCGAGTTCCGCGCCGTCACCCTGGTCGCCTTCAAGGGCTATGGCCGGGAATGCTTGGACCGGGGACACGCGGTCATCTATCGCGGCCCTTACGCCGAAGTGCGCGACGAGGAAGGCCACATCTTCCCGCGCGGCGAGCGCATCGCCGTGTGCGAACGCACCTTCCGCACCCTGACCGAAGGTCCCTATCAGAAGCATTTCATCGGTATCGAACCCAAGATCCCCGCAGAACCGGTAGCCTGGTGCGCGCCGCCGGGAACGCGCCGTCCGGCCGCGGAAACCAAGGGTGGCCGACAGATCGCCGAATGCGGCGGTGAAAAGTGCTGCTGA
- a CDS encoding FG-GAP-like repeat-containing protein: protein MKVDHDTRSRGGMVLDVDFTDRGRGRVLRSCLAITAALWLTLGHAQPEYATVVLDNPTPQADSFFGLAMSEVGDINGDGISDFVVGAPYQMVSSSVGYGRAFVFSGADQSLLLTLKPVYESLFFVFGYTVAGTGDVNEDGTPDILVQSYARNFFLPGIQVFPNRTYTFSGADQSELYYPPTWRISGFATPTTVAGVNDVNGDGKFDLLVGVPDQDVGDNDGQGQAFLVSGANGSFLRTFDVPMPRPGARFGSAVAGAGDVNGDGIPDLIVGAPGLTVAGNESQGQSFVFSGADGSLLHTLDHPMPQAGARFGSAAAGVGDVDGDGIPDFLVGAPQQDVGGNINQGRAFLMSGADGTLLRILDDPTPQAGGGFGWAVAGANDVNGDSEPDLLVAAPGQNVNGNSGQGRVFLFLSTRATP, encoded by the coding sequence ATGAAAGTCGATCACGATACAAGAAGCCGTGGGGGCATGGTTCTCGATGTCGATTTTACCGATCGAGGCCGGGGCAGGGTTTTGAGGTCTTGCCTCGCCATCACCGCCGCCCTTTGGCTGACCTTGGGCCATGCTCAGCCCGAATATGCCACTGTTGTTCTCGACAACCCCACGCCCCAGGCAGACAGCTTTTTCGGCTTGGCCATGTCCGAGGTCGGGGACATAAACGGCGATGGCATTTCCGACTTCGTCGTGGGAGCGCCATATCAGATGGTGAGCTCTTCCGTTGGCTATGGGCGGGCGTTTGTCTTCAGCGGAGCCGATCAAAGTCTGCTCCTGACCCTTAAACCGGTGTATGAGAGCTTGTTCTTCGTCTTCGGCTACACCGTGGCCGGGACGGGCGATGTGAACGAGGACGGCACACCCGATATCCTTGTACAATCTTACGCCCGAAATTTTTTCTTGCCGGGAATTCAAGTTTTTCCGAACAGGACATATACATTCAGCGGAGCCGATCAGAGCGAACTCTACTATCCCCCAACCTGGCGAATCTCCGGGTTCGCCACGCCCACGACCGTAGCCGGAGTCAATGACGTGAACGGCGACGGCAAGTTCGACTTGCTGGTCGGGGTGCCCGACCAAGACGTGGGCGACAATGATGGCCAAGGCCAGGCCTTTCTCGTGAGCGGAGCCAACGGTAGTTTCCTCCGTACCTTCGACGTGCCTATGCCCCGACCCGGCGCCAGATTCGGCTCCGCCGTAGCCGGGGCGGGGGACGTCAACGGCGATGGCATCCCGGATTTGATCGTGGGGGCGCCGGGGCTGACGGTGGCCGGCAACGAGTCCCAGGGACAAAGCTTTGTCTTCAGCGGCGCCGATGGTTCTCTCCTGCACACGCTCGATCACCCGATGCCCCAGGCTGGCGCTCGCTTTGGTTCTGCCGCAGCCGGGGTAGGCGACGTCGATGGTGACGGCATTCCCGACTTCCTGGTTGGCGCGCCGCAGCAAGATGTAGGCGGCAATATAAACCAAGGCCGAGCCTTTCTTATGAGCGGGGCCGACGGAACCCTTCTGCGCATCCTCGACGACCCGACACCCCAAGCCGGTGGGGGGTTTGGCTGGGCTGTCGCCGGGGCCAACGATGTGAACGGCGACAGCGAACCGGATCTACTGGTAGCGGCCCCTGGACAGAACGTGAACGGCAATAGTGGTCAAGGCCGGGTCTTTCTCTTTCTCAGTACTCGCGCGACGCCCTAA
- a CDS encoding carboxymuconolactone decarboxylase family protein has translation MSFIDSSENYRYAWYLRPVLALLRRRSGVVPEPVRLWARVPLAFLGFQLMNLALERKSSPLGGTLRALVRTRIAQLNSCHFCVDLNASHALDRGATPEQLQDLAGFRESPRFNEAEKAALAYAEAITGTRIEIDPDLIGRLRQAFGDDGIVELAALAAHQNLSAKFNAALGVPAQGYCMSGHGMAAPD, from the coding sequence ATGAGCTTTATCGATTCTTCCGAGAACTACCGCTATGCCTGGTACCTGCGCCCGGTGCTCGCCCTGCTGCGCCGGCGCTCGGGCGTCGTGCCGGAACCGGTGCGCCTCTGGGCGCGCGTGCCGCTCGCCTTCCTCGGCTTTCAGCTGATGAATCTGGCCCTGGAACGTAAATCCTCACCCCTGGGCGGGACGTTGCGCGCCCTGGTCCGAACCCGCATCGCGCAGCTCAATTCTTGCCATTTCTGCGTCGACCTCAACGCGTCCCATGCTCTGGACCGCGGCGCGACGCCGGAACAATTACAGGATCTGGCCGGTTTCCGGGAATCCCCGCGCTTCAACGAGGCCGAAAAAGCCGCCCTGGCTTATGCAGAGGCCATCACGGGCACGCGAATCGAAATCGATCCCGACTTGATCGGCCGTTTACGCCAAGCCTTCGGCGACGACGGCATCGTGGAACTGGCCGCGCTTGCCGCCCATCAGAACCTGTCCGCCAAATTCAACGCAGCCCTCGGAGTCCCGGCCCAAGGTTATTGCATGAGCGGACACGGAATGGCTGCGCCGGACTGA